The proteins below come from a single Nocardiopsis gilva YIM 90087 genomic window:
- a CDS encoding glycosyltransferase — protein MTQGLAAAGCEVTLLLKAPVTTDRLVAPLDGAPGVTLRRPYEEKLLSDLGPRGLTPDQAVTLMTRLDAEERFDLVVVRGRRLASIAAQFEALAGRLWTYLTDVPQNVAEMTSTAVSELTDIAVASRFLLCQTEELRCFLESAVPAACGKSVLFPPVVVVPEGVSGPGAPSERLRLVYTGKFAPRWNTLEMTELPAALDKRGVAAELHMIGDKIHRDSPEWAKRMAKALEGTPDVRWHGGKPRAEALRLSAECDIGLSWRAPEMDASLELSTKVLELGALGLPVVLNRTPMHEDLLGPDYPLFADGDVDAVADTLTLAADPGIYGEAAERCRAAAARFTLEKAAERLRGYLDLAHPTAPAGTDPQRPLKVVIAGHDLKFFTRLADHLMSLPGLEVRLDEWDGLRDHDQYRSRELAAWADVVICEWCGPNALFYSQHKRPGQRLVVRLHRFELYAEWPRKLDIDKVDAIICVSPHYASLTRELASWPADKVVTLPNWVDDRQLDRPKLPGAEFTLGMIGIAPSRKRLDRGLEVLAELRRRDPRYTLAVKSKQPWDYWWIWNRPEEREYYERVYRTVQRDPLLAGGVVFDPFGPDVATWLRRVGFMLSTSDDESFHLAPAECAASGGVPAVLSWPGADTIYSRRWLHDDTAAMADAIHGIVSEDRFDAARLAAKAEITGNYALERVCSLWTDLIVDGTVPEPVDLQGAIAA, from the coding sequence ATGACCCAGGGGCTGGCCGCCGCCGGATGCGAGGTCACCCTGCTGCTCAAGGCCCCGGTCACCACGGACCGACTGGTGGCGCCGCTCGACGGGGCGCCCGGGGTCACGCTGCGCCGCCCCTATGAGGAGAAGCTGCTCAGCGACCTGGGGCCGCGCGGCCTCACCCCGGACCAGGCCGTCACGCTGATGACCCGGCTCGACGCCGAGGAGCGCTTCGACCTCGTGGTCGTGCGCGGGCGCCGGCTGGCCTCGATCGCCGCTCAGTTTGAGGCGCTGGCCGGGCGGCTGTGGACCTACCTCACCGACGTGCCCCAGAACGTCGCCGAGATGACCTCCACGGCCGTCTCCGAGCTCACCGACATCGCGGTGGCCTCCCGGTTCCTGCTCTGCCAGACCGAGGAGCTGCGCTGCTTCCTGGAGTCGGCGGTCCCCGCGGCCTGCGGCAAGAGCGTGCTGTTCCCGCCGGTGGTCGTGGTCCCCGAGGGCGTGTCCGGCCCCGGCGCCCCGAGTGAGCGGCTGCGCCTCGTCTACACCGGCAAGTTCGCGCCCCGCTGGAACACGCTGGAGATGACCGAACTGCCCGCCGCGCTCGACAAGCGCGGAGTAGCGGCCGAGCTGCACATGATCGGCGACAAGATCCACCGCGACTCCCCGGAGTGGGCCAAGCGGATGGCCAAGGCCCTGGAGGGCACGCCGGACGTGCGGTGGCACGGCGGCAAGCCGCGAGCTGAGGCGCTGCGGCTGTCGGCCGAATGCGACATCGGGCTGTCCTGGCGCGCCCCGGAGATGGACGCCAGCCTGGAGCTGTCCACCAAGGTCCTGGAGCTGGGGGCACTCGGTCTGCCGGTCGTGCTCAACCGCACGCCCATGCACGAGGATCTGCTCGGGCCCGACTACCCGCTGTTCGCCGATGGGGATGTGGACGCTGTCGCCGACACGCTCACCCTCGCCGCCGACCCCGGGATCTACGGCGAGGCGGCCGAGCGCTGCCGCGCCGCCGCGGCCAGGTTCACCCTGGAGAAGGCCGCCGAGCGGCTGCGCGGCTACCTCGACCTGGCGCACCCCACCGCCCCGGCCGGGACCGACCCGCAGCGCCCGCTCAAGGTGGTCATCGCCGGGCACGACCTCAAGTTCTTCACCCGGCTGGCCGACCACCTGATGTCCCTGCCCGGGTTGGAGGTGCGGCTCGACGAGTGGGACGGGCTGCGCGACCACGACCAGTACCGCAGCAGGGAACTCGCCGCCTGGGCCGACGTCGTCATCTGCGAGTGGTGCGGTCCCAACGCGCTGTTCTACTCCCAGCACAAGCGCCCCGGGCAGCGGCTGGTCGTCCGGCTGCACCGCTTCGAGCTGTACGCGGAGTGGCCGCGCAAGCTCGACATCGACAAGGTCGACGCGATCATCTGCGTCAGCCCGCACTACGCCTCCCTCACCCGGGAGCTGGCCTCGTGGCCGGCCGACAAGGTGGTCACCCTGCCCAACTGGGTGGACGACCGGCAGCTGGACCGGCCCAAGCTGCCCGGCGCCGAGTTCACCCTGGGGATGATCGGCATCGCACCGTCGCGCAAGCGGCTCGACCGGGGCCTGGAGGTCCTCGCCGAGCTGCGCAGACGTGACCCGCGCTACACGCTCGCGGTCAAGTCCAAGCAGCCGTGGGACTACTGGTGGATCTGGAACCGGCCGGAGGAGCGCGAGTACTACGAGCGCGTCTACCGCACCGTCCAGCGCGACCCGCTCCTCGCCGGCGGCGTGGTGTTCGACCCGTTCGGGCCGGACGTGGCGACCTGGCTGCGCCGGGTCGGGTTCATGCTGTCGACCAGTGACGACGAGAGCTTCCACCTCGCCCCCGCCGAGTGCGCCGCCTCGGGCGGCGTGCCGGCCGTCCTCAGCTGGCCGGGGGCCGACACCATCTACTCGCGCCGCTGGCTGCACGACGACACCGCGGCGATGGCCGACGCGATCCACGGGATCGTCAGCGAGGACCGCTTCGACGCCGCGCGCCTGGCCGCGAAAGCGGAGATCACCGGGAACTACGCACTGGAGCGGGTGTGCTCCCTGTGGACCGACCTGATCGTCGACGGCACCGTGCCCGAACCCGTCGACCTCCAGGGCGCGATCGCGGCCTGA
- a CDS encoding TIGR03089 family protein, which yields MTAETPWALWRAAVSTDPARPFVTAYDADTGGRVELSYATFDNWVAKTANMLLDGLAAEPGDRVVLALPVHWQSLVWLLACWSTGMTAVPAPADEVPEGDIAVADAARLEAALDTGAREVVGTSLHPLGAPLADCPPPAMDYAVEVRSYGDHFAPAVPVAPDTVHLDGENRLTGADLVAAARTTATDWQLTADDRVAIITAASDSLTVLGSDLSRFLAPVFRAVPLVLLPGIDSANLQSRLDMERATALVGAPPGTPALTGDIRPLS from the coding sequence GTGACCGCGGAAACCCCATGGGCGCTGTGGCGCGCCGCTGTGTCCACCGACCCGGCCCGCCCGTTCGTCACGGCGTATGACGCCGACACCGGCGGGCGTGTCGAACTCTCCTACGCCACGTTCGACAACTGGGTGGCCAAGACCGCCAACATGCTGCTCGACGGCCTCGCCGCCGAACCCGGAGACCGCGTCGTGCTCGCCCTGCCGGTCCACTGGCAGTCCCTGGTGTGGCTGCTGGCCTGCTGGTCGACCGGCATGACCGCCGTCCCGGCCCCGGCCGACGAGGTCCCCGAGGGGGACATCGCGGTCGCCGACGCCGCCCGGTTGGAGGCCGCCCTGGACACCGGCGCACGCGAGGTCGTGGGGACCTCCCTGCACCCCTTGGGCGCCCCGCTGGCCGACTGCCCGCCCCCGGCCATGGACTACGCCGTCGAGGTGCGCTCCTACGGCGACCACTTCGCTCCTGCGGTTCCGGTTGCCCCGGACACGGTTCATTTGGACGGGGAAAACCGGCTCACGGGTGCTGATCTGGTGGCCGCTGCCCGGACGACGGCAACGGATTGGCAGCTGACAGCGGACGACCGAGTGGCTATCATCACGGCAGCGTCGGATTCCCTCACGGTGCTTGGAAGCGACCTCTCCCGCTTCCTCGCTCCGGTGTTCCGCGCCGTGCCGCTCGTACTCCTTCCCGGTATCGATTCGGCTAACCTGCAATCACGGCTTGATATGGAGCGCGCCACCGCCCTGGTTGGCGCACCGCCCGGCACCCCCGCGCTTACGGGCGACATCAGGCCACTGTCCTGA
- a CDS encoding glycosyltransferase family 4 protein yields MPLLALRLLPGGVRGRVRATAGRLGTLPQAYALWDAGRRDATLRAIRDAATTATPGSLARMTAFALAIEEPVLAEELLDRLPEGPRRTRLAHRLDVTTGRAVPADTSVDLPEHRHDIKVTPRQKTRRDDTMNAGRSATDDLRVLHVVTNALPHTNAGYTQRTHRIALGQRAAGLDPHVVTRLGYPLTKGVPDARPRVDVDGVPYHRLLPWIAPGDDARALRAGLRRAAPLVERLRPRVLHAASNHLNARLALGLRERYGLPVVYEVRGFLEESWLSRDPSRSVNDAYYRAERARETACMEAADLVVTLGETMRADIVARGIVPERVVVVPNAVDEAFLDPLPDGADLRRELGIGPEDFVAGTTTSCYGYEGLDTLVDAVAELRRREVPAHLLIVGDGPELGALRERAAAAGLGEAAHFPGRVPAEAVRRHHAVLDVFAVPRRDARVSRLVTPLKPVEAMAGGLPVVASDVEALREIVEPGMTGELIPPDDSEGLADALEKLAYSRETREEFGLAGRQRVGNARTWRAAAYRYIESYEAVIRKVSEPGHGL; encoded by the coding sequence ATGCCGCTGCTGGCCCTGCGGCTGCTGCCCGGGGGTGTCCGCGGACGCGTCCGCGCCACCGCAGGACGGCTCGGCACGCTGCCCCAGGCCTACGCCCTGTGGGACGCCGGCCGCCGCGACGCGACGCTGCGGGCCATCCGCGACGCCGCCACGACCGCCACACCCGGTTCGCTCGCCCGCATGACGGCGTTCGCGCTGGCCATCGAGGAACCCGTCCTGGCGGAGGAGCTGCTGGACCGGCTGCCCGAGGGTCCGCGCCGCACCCGGTTGGCGCACCGGTTGGACGTGACGACGGGACGCGCCGTCCCCGCCGACACCTCTGTCGATCTCCCCGAGCACCGGCACGACATCAAGGTAACGCCGAGGCAGAAAACGCGACGCGACGACACGATGAACGCTGGGAGATCCGCAACCGACGACCTCCGCGTGCTGCACGTCGTCACCAACGCGCTGCCGCACACGAACGCCGGATACACCCAGCGGACCCACCGCATCGCGCTCGGCCAGCGCGCCGCCGGGCTCGACCCGCACGTGGTGACGCGGCTGGGCTACCCGCTCACCAAGGGCGTCCCCGACGCCCGGCCCCGCGTGGATGTCGACGGCGTGCCCTACCACCGGCTGCTGCCGTGGATCGCCCCCGGCGACGACGCCCGGGCGCTGCGCGCGGGGCTGCGCCGCGCGGCCCCCCTGGTCGAGCGGCTGCGCCCGCGGGTGCTGCACGCGGCCAGCAACCACCTCAACGCCCGGCTGGCCCTGGGCCTGCGGGAGCGCTACGGCCTGCCGGTGGTCTACGAGGTGCGCGGGTTCCTGGAGGAGTCGTGGCTGTCGCGCGATCCCTCCCGCAGCGTGAACGACGCCTACTACCGGGCCGAGCGCGCCCGGGAGACGGCGTGCATGGAGGCGGCCGACCTCGTGGTGACGCTGGGTGAGACGATGCGCGCCGACATCGTGGCGCGCGGTATCGTCCCCGAGCGGGTCGTCGTGGTGCCCAACGCGGTGGACGAGGCGTTCCTGGACCCGCTGCCCGACGGGGCGGATCTCCGCCGTGAGCTGGGCATCGGCCCCGAGGACTTCGTGGCCGGGACGACCACCAGCTGCTACGGCTACGAGGGGCTCGACACGCTGGTGGACGCCGTGGCCGAGCTGCGCCGCCGCGAGGTTCCGGCGCACCTGCTGATCGTGGGCGATGGACCGGAACTGGGAGCGCTGCGCGAGCGGGCCGCGGCGGCCGGGCTGGGCGAAGCAGCGCACTTCCCCGGCCGGGTCCCGGCGGAGGCGGTCCGGCGCCACCACGCCGTCCTCGACGTGTTCGCGGTGCCGCGGCGCGACGCACGCGTCAGCCGGCTGGTCACCCCGCTGAAGCCGGTGGAGGCGATGGCTGGGGGCCTCCCGGTCGTGGCCAGCGACGTCGAGGCGCTGCGCGAGATCGTGGAACCGGGGATGACCGGTGAGTTAATTCCTCCGGACGACTCGGAAGGTCTAGCGGACGCGCTCGAAAAGCTGGCTTACAGTCGTGAAACGCGAGAGGAGTTCGGTCTCGCGGGCCGCCAGCGGGTCGGGAATGCCCGAACCTGGCGCGCGGCCGCCTACCGCTATATCGAGTCCTATGAGGCAGTAATCCGAAAAGTGTCCGAACCAGGCCACGGTCTGTAA
- the wecB gene encoding non-hydrolyzing UDP-N-acetylglucosamine 2-epimerase: MSSVGTETAEVVHIVGARPNFVKAAPVVAALEKRGVRQSVVHTGQHYDDRMSAIFFRELGLPRPDVDLGVGSGSHAEQTAALMVGLEQQFISRSPGLVIVYGDVNSTVAAALVAAKLHIPVAHVEAGLRSFDWTMPEEVNRRLTDQLSDICFVTSPDAVGHLAREGVADDRIHFVGNPMIDTLLGNLDRFDTAELRERLELPDTYAAATLHRPANVDDPETVARLTKRLHEVADQVDVVMPVHPRGRRAFDEAGLGGHPRMRLLEPLGYIDFVTLVRGSTAVITDSGGVQEETTILGVPCLTLRPNTERPVTITHGTNRLVVDAELPGLVGSILAGKGTGTTTVADVPPLWDGHAGERIATILANGAAAR, encoded by the coding sequence ATGTCGTCAGTCGGGACCGAGACCGCCGAGGTCGTGCACATCGTCGGTGCGCGACCCAATTTCGTGAAGGCGGCACCCGTGGTGGCGGCCCTGGAGAAGCGGGGCGTCCGGCAGTCGGTGGTGCACACCGGCCAGCACTACGACGACCGGATGTCGGCGATCTTCTTCCGCGAGCTGGGACTGCCCCGGCCCGACGTCGACCTGGGGGTGGGGTCCGGCTCGCACGCCGAGCAGACGGCCGCCCTCATGGTGGGCCTGGAACAGCAGTTCATCTCGCGTTCACCCGGACTCGTCATCGTCTACGGTGACGTGAACTCCACGGTCGCCGCCGCGCTCGTCGCGGCCAAGCTGCACATCCCCGTCGCCCATGTGGAGGCGGGGCTGCGGTCGTTCGACTGGACCATGCCGGAGGAGGTCAACCGCCGCCTCACCGACCAGCTCTCCGACATCTGCTTCGTTACCAGCCCCGACGCTGTCGGCCACCTGGCCCGCGAGGGCGTCGCGGACGACCGGATCCACTTCGTCGGCAACCCGATGATCGACACCCTCCTGGGCAACCTGGACCGCTTCGACACCGCCGAGCTGCGCGAGCGCCTGGAGCTGCCGGACACCTACGCCGCGGCGACCCTGCACCGCCCGGCCAACGTCGACGATCCCGAGACCGTGGCCCGGCTGACCAAGCGCCTGCACGAGGTCGCCGACCAGGTGGACGTGGTCATGCCGGTGCACCCGCGCGGACGCCGGGCGTTCGACGAGGCCGGCCTGGGCGGCCACCCGCGGATGCGGCTGCTGGAACCGCTCGGCTACATCGACTTCGTCACCCTCGTGCGCGGCTCCACCGCTGTCATCACCGACTCGGGCGGCGTGCAGGAGGAGACCACCATCCTCGGCGTGCCCTGCCTGACCCTGCGCCCCAACACCGAGCGCCCCGTGACCATCACCCACGGCACCAACCGGCTCGTGGTCGACGCCGAGCTTCCCGGCCTGGTCGGCTCGATCCTGGCGGGGAAGGGAACCGGAACCACCACCGTGGCCGACGTCCCCCCGCTCTGGGACGGCCACGCCGGAGAACGCATCGCCACCATCCTGGCGAACGGTGCCGCGGCACGATGA
- a CDS encoding nucleotide sugar dehydrogenase — protein MDVATSTSDLVVIGLGYVGLPLAHAASRVGLQVTGLDVSPEVTDGLNAGQSHIDDLEPGDIAEMLEAGFRATTDADVLSGAHTIVICVPTPLSDEGGPDLGAVTAAARSVAARLRPGTLVILESTTYPGTTEEVVRPILEESGLVAGADFHLAFSPERIDPGNPAFGIANTPKVVGGMTARCGELAATFYGKFVNSVVQARGTREAEMAKLLENTYRHVNIALVNEMAIFCQELGVDLWDAIACASTKPFGFQAFYPGPGVGGHCIPIDPNYLSYKVKTLGYPFRFVELAQEINARMPTYVLQRAQELLNDSGLALSRSKVLLLGVTYKAGIADQRESPARPVARKLAAKGAALTYHDPHVEEWSVSGEQVPRAENLEQALADADLTILLTDHPDYRPKLLTERARLLLDTRGVLRRLDPAETDGRRTTSPITRDGIQVL, from the coding sequence GTGGATGTCGCTACCTCTACTTCCGACCTGGTCGTCATCGGCCTCGGATACGTCGGCCTGCCGCTGGCGCACGCGGCGAGCCGCGTCGGCCTCCAGGTCACCGGGCTCGACGTCAGCCCGGAGGTCACCGACGGGCTGAACGCCGGACAGTCGCACATCGACGACCTGGAGCCCGGCGACATCGCGGAGATGCTGGAGGCGGGGTTCCGCGCCACCACGGACGCCGACGTCCTGAGCGGCGCCCACACCATCGTCATCTGCGTCCCCACCCCGCTGTCCGACGAGGGCGGCCCCGACCTGGGCGCCGTCACGGCGGCTGCCCGGTCCGTGGCCGCGCGGCTGCGCCCGGGCACCCTGGTCATCCTGGAGTCGACCACCTACCCCGGCACGACCGAGGAGGTCGTGCGCCCGATCCTGGAGGAGTCCGGCCTGGTCGCCGGCGCCGACTTCCACCTGGCGTTCTCGCCGGAGCGCATCGACCCGGGCAACCCGGCCTTCGGCATCGCCAACACGCCCAAGGTGGTGGGGGGCATGACCGCGCGCTGCGGCGAACTCGCCGCCACCTTCTACGGCAAGTTCGTGAACTCCGTGGTCCAGGCGCGCGGCACCCGCGAAGCCGAAATGGCCAAGCTGCTGGAGAACACCTACCGGCACGTCAACATCGCGCTGGTCAACGAGATGGCGATCTTCTGCCAGGAGCTGGGCGTCGACCTGTGGGACGCCATCGCCTGCGCCTCCACCAAGCCGTTCGGCTTCCAGGCGTTCTACCCCGGTCCCGGCGTCGGCGGACACTGCATCCCCATCGACCCGAACTACCTGTCCTACAAGGTCAAGACGCTGGGCTACCCGTTCCGGTTCGTGGAGCTGGCCCAGGAGATCAACGCGCGGATGCCCACCTACGTGCTGCAGCGCGCCCAGGAGCTGCTCAACGACAGCGGGCTGGCGCTGTCGCGGTCCAAGGTGCTGCTGCTCGGCGTCACCTACAAGGCCGGCATCGCCGACCAACGCGAGTCCCCGGCCCGCCCGGTGGCCCGGAAGCTCGCGGCCAAGGGCGCCGCGCTCACCTACCACGACCCGCACGTCGAGGAGTGGTCCGTCAGCGGCGAGCAGGTTCCGCGCGCCGAAAACCTGGAGCAGGCCCTGGCCGACGCCGATCTGACCATCCTGCTCACCGACCACCCCGACTACCGGCCCAAGCTGCTCACCGAGCGCGCCCGGCTGCTGCTCGACACCCGCGGCGTGCTGCGCCGCCTCGACCCCGCCGAGACCGACGGCCGCCGCACCACCAGCCCGATCACCCGCGACGGCATCCAGGTCCTCTAG
- a CDS encoding glycosyltransferase family 4 protein, producing MHAVVATVVHHPEDARILHRQIRAMLDAGHSVTYIAPFRERGVTPWSDLTAIDVPRAAGRRRARSLRAARRLLAEHAPSADVLLFHDPELLLALPRNRPVTVWDVHEDTAASVLTKPWLPRPLRRPLGPLVRACERRAEHRMHLILAEEGYRDRFELPHPVVPNTTYVPERPGRQPGTDRVVYLGQLSAARGAAELVELGRLLRPRGVRVEVIGAADPEIRPMLRQAQQDEAIRWYGFVPNDQALRMVSGAMAGICMLQDTPNYRHSLPTKVVEYMAHGLPVITTPNPVAAELVSGRPEGDCGMVVPFGDAVAAAEAVLRLRSDPPLRHRFARTGHEIARAAFHWPVHADVFVRQLEEWAKATPGHQRQMVGDTEQVPRQSTVPPTPQRLPVVDAAIPDTTA from the coding sequence ATGCACGCTGTTGTGGCCACTGTGGTCCACCATCCGGAGGACGCGCGCATCCTGCACCGCCAGATCCGCGCCATGCTGGACGCCGGGCACAGCGTCACCTATATCGCGCCGTTCCGCGAACGCGGCGTCACGCCGTGGTCGGACCTGACCGCCATCGACGTGCCCAGGGCGGCGGGACGGCGGCGGGCGCGGTCGCTGCGGGCGGCCCGGCGCCTCCTGGCCGAACACGCGCCCAGCGCCGATGTCCTGCTCTTCCACGACCCCGAGCTGCTGCTCGCGCTGCCCAGGAACCGTCCGGTGACCGTCTGGGACGTGCACGAGGACACCGCGGCCTCGGTGCTGACCAAGCCGTGGCTGCCCCGCCCGCTGCGCCGCCCGCTGGGGCCGCTCGTCCGCGCGTGCGAGCGGCGCGCCGAGCACCGGATGCACCTCATCCTGGCCGAGGAGGGCTACCGCGACCGGTTCGAGCTGCCGCACCCGGTCGTCCCCAACACCACCTACGTCCCGGAGCGCCCGGGCCGCCAGCCCGGCACCGACCGCGTCGTCTACCTGGGGCAGCTGTCGGCCGCGCGCGGCGCCGCCGAGCTGGTGGAGCTCGGTCGGCTGCTGCGTCCGCGCGGCGTGCGGGTCGAGGTGATCGGCGCCGCCGACCCGGAGATCCGGCCCATGCTCCGCCAGGCCCAGCAGGACGAGGCGATCCGCTGGTACGGGTTCGTCCCCAACGACCAGGCGCTGCGCATGGTCAGCGGCGCGATGGCCGGGATCTGTATGCTCCAGGACACCCCGAACTACCGGCACTCGCTGCCCACCAAGGTCGTCGAGTACATGGCGCACGGCCTGCCGGTCATCACCACCCCCAACCCCGTGGCCGCGGAGCTGGTCTCCGGCCGCCCGGAGGGCGACTGCGGAATGGTGGTGCCGTTCGGCGACGCTGTGGCGGCCGCCGAGGCGGTGCTGCGGCTGCGCTCGGACCCGCCGCTGCGCCACCGGTTCGCGCGCACCGGCCACGAGATCGCGCGGGCGGCCTTCCACTGGCCGGTCCACGCCGACGTGTTCGTCCGCCAGCTGGAGGAGTGGGCCAAGGCCACGCCGGGCCACCAGCGGCAGATGGTCGGCGACACGGAGCAGGTCCCGCGGCAGAGCACGGTTCCACCCACGCCGCAGCGGCTTCCGGTGGTGGACGCCGCGATCCCCGACACCACGGCCTGA
- a CDS encoding malonic semialdehyde reductase — protein MSETAELLELSKEAQDLLFRDARTVGAFTDEPVTEEQVRAIHDLVKYGPTSLNTQPLRVTLVRSAESRERLVQHMAEPNQEKTRTAPLVAILAYDTAFHERGEEVFPGRGEMIKGMFADEAARDTNGRLNATLQIAYVLLGIRAAGLAAGPMTGFDAAGVDREFFADGSRKSLVVVNIGTPAEGQPPFPRLPRFEYDEVVTEV, from the coding sequence ATGAGCGAGACCGCCGAGCTGCTCGAACTCTCCAAGGAAGCCCAGGACCTCCTGTTCCGCGACGCGCGCACGGTCGGTGCCTTCACCGACGAGCCCGTCACCGAGGAGCAGGTCCGGGCCATCCACGACCTGGTCAAGTACGGCCCGACCTCCCTGAACACCCAGCCGCTGCGCGTGACGCTGGTGCGCTCGGCCGAGAGCCGCGAGCGCCTGGTCCAGCACATGGCCGAGCCGAACCAGGAGAAGACGCGTACGGCACCGCTCGTCGCGATCCTCGCCTACGACACCGCGTTCCATGAGAGGGGCGAGGAGGTCTTCCCCGGGCGCGGGGAGATGATCAAGGGCATGTTCGCCGACGAGGCGGCCCGCGACACCAACGGGCGGCTCAACGCGACGCTGCAGATCGCCTACGTGCTGCTCGGCATCCGTGCCGCCGGTCTGGCCGCCGGACCGATGACCGGCTTCGACGCCGCGGGAGTGGACCGGGAGTTCTTCGCCGACGGCTCCCGGAAGAGCCTCGTCGTGGTGAACATAGGCACGCCCGCCGAGGGGCAGCCGCCCTTCCCGCGCCTCCCCCGCTTCGAGTACGACGAGGTCGTCACCGAGGTGTAG
- a CDS encoding LCP family protein, whose protein sequence is MSRSLPTRKRLSPSAWIAVITTGVVIGSSLTAYAAYVDITGGINRENVNTDAFGDRPSKVEGVVNIMIVGSDKRDGANAEYGDAEGERPDTLAIAHISPKKKSATIVNLPRDSIVQLPACKQKGDEYPGSDAQQGMINSAMSYGGVDCQWDTVEKLTDIRIDHFVSVDFTGFKGMVDALGGVEMCIPQKIHDPKAGGLELDAGKQTLNGEDALGYVRSRKGQGDGSDLMRIGRQQEFMASMVRKVLSGDTLKSPSNLYAFLNEVTGSITTDDELTVDTMADIAIAMREVDLNDVNFVTVPNHPWEQNNNRVAWDEPDAQQLFQAIATDEYGGEKDKASSDDSGDDAKDVKPGDVSVEVLNGTGMTNLATQVSGILSERGFGVSGTGNPQGIVPEASTIYHGPDGKAAAELLAKEVTNATLQEDSSLSGNSLRLVMSRDWNGFKTAGATGDVPDTVKSKSAASKPSAC, encoded by the coding sequence TTGTCGAGGTCCCTCCCCACAAGGAAGCGTCTCTCCCCCAGCGCGTGGATCGCGGTCATCACGACGGGGGTCGTCATCGGAAGCAGCCTGACCGCCTACGCCGCCTACGTCGACATCACCGGTGGCATCAACCGCGAGAACGTCAACACCGACGCCTTCGGTGACCGGCCGAGCAAGGTCGAGGGCGTGGTGAACATCATGATCGTCGGCTCCGACAAGCGGGACGGAGCCAACGCCGAGTACGGCGATGCCGAGGGGGAGCGCCCGGACACCCTCGCCATCGCGCACATCTCGCCGAAGAAGAAGTCGGCGACGATCGTCAACCTCCCGCGCGACTCCATCGTGCAGCTGCCCGCCTGCAAGCAGAAGGGCGACGAATACCCCGGATCCGACGCCCAGCAGGGGATGATCAACTCGGCGATGAGCTACGGCGGGGTGGACTGTCAGTGGGACACCGTCGAGAAGCTGACCGACATCCGCATCGACCACTTCGTCAGCGTCGACTTCACCGGCTTCAAGGGCATGGTCGACGCGCTCGGCGGAGTCGAGATGTGCATCCCGCAGAAGATCCACGACCCGAAGGCCGGCGGCCTCGAACTCGACGCCGGGAAGCAGACGCTCAACGGGGAGGACGCGCTCGGCTACGTGCGCTCCCGCAAGGGCCAGGGCGACGGCAGCGACCTCATGCGGATCGGCCGCCAGCAGGAGTTCATGGCCTCCATGGTGCGGAAGGTACTGAGCGGGGACACCCTGAAGAGCCCCTCCAACCTCTACGCCTTCCTCAACGAGGTCACCGGCTCGATCACCACCGACGACGAACTCACCGTCGACACGATGGCCGACATCGCCATCGCGATGCGCGAGGTCGACCTCAACGACGTCAACTTCGTCACGGTCCCCAACCACCCCTGGGAGCAGAACAACAACCGGGTCGCGTGGGACGAGCCCGACGCCCAGCAGCTGTTCCAGGCCATCGCGACCGACGAATACGGCGGCGAGAAGGACAAGGCCAGCAGCGACGACTCCGGGGACGACGCGAAGGACGTCAAGCCCGGCGATGTCAGCGTCGAGGTCCTCAATGGAACCGGCATGACCAACCTGGCAACCCAGGTCTCCGGGATTCTGAGCGAGCGCGGATTCGGCGTGAGCGGGACCGGCAACCCTCAGGGCATCGTCCCGGAAGCGAGCACCATCTACCACGGACCGGACGGCAAGGCCGCGGCTGAGCTCCTCGCCAAGGAAGTGACGAACGCCACGCTCCAGGAGGACTCCTCGCTCAGCGGCAACTCACTCCGGCTGGTCATGTCGAGAGACTGGAACGGCTTCAAGACCGCGGGCGCCACCGGCGACGTGCCCGACACGGTCAAGAGCAAGAGCGCCGCGAGCAAGCCCTCGGCCTGCTGA